The following is a genomic window from Myxococcales bacterium.
TTTTAAAAGCCATATCATTCATGGAAACAAAGGCCATTATGAACAATAAAATTAATATTTTTAAAGAAATCGTTCGCTTTGAGGATGTTGATGCGGCATCTATCGTTCATCATCCTGTCTACCTAAAATATCTTGAGCGAGCTCGCACTCAGAGTTTGTTGGATAAAAACTGTGGTATTAAAGAACTTATTAAGCACAAAATAGGCATTGTTATAGCCTCGGTAGAGATGAAATTTATCAGGCCGCTGGAACTCGATGACACTATTTATATTGCATCGCAGGTAGACCAGTTTAATAAATCTATTGTGCATATGACCCAAATTATTGTTCGCGATAGTAATAACCTCCCCAAAGGAAATCTCAAACAAGAACTTCACTCAATTCAAAATTTGTATTTTTTTGCTCACCTAAAGCTTGCGCTTATTTCGCTTGAAACAAAAAAATTAATTCCTGCGCCTTATTGGTTTTCTCAAGCGCTGCTGTCGTAGTCAGTAATCATGAAAATTATTTTTGTTTTTATTGTAAGTACTATTTTTTTTCAAAATGGTTTTTCAATGGAAAATGCCCAGCAAGAAAAAATAATTTCAGCTCACATAATTGAAAGCGATGAAATAAAAAATTTTCT
Proteins encoded in this region:
- a CDS encoding acyl-CoA thioesterase, whose translation is MNNKINIFKEIVRFEDVDAASIVHHPVYLKYLERARTQSLLDKNCGIKELIKHKIGIVIASVEMKFIRPLELDDTIYIASQVDQFNKSIVHMTQIIVRDSNNLPKGNLKQELHSIQNLYFFAHLKLALISLETKKLIPAPYWFSQALLS